Part of the Citrus sinensis cultivar Valencia sweet orange chromosome 2, DVS_A1.0, whole genome shotgun sequence genome, aatatttcaaagtaaaataataaataaagtaaataaaagctcataacttcaattttctttaatactaCATTCTCTAATTTAAAcgctcttttaattaattaacacaaaAGAGAGAGtttagtatcataattttaatttttttaataataattgatttataagtgAAGAAtctaagttttctttttgtatttttaaattacttttcaattttaattataatattctaatttataaattttttttttttaaaaaatagtgaaCTTGGACCTAAcccagattttttttataagaccCTTATCAGGCTCATGTGTGAGGGTTGGACCGAAGCCCACGAACTTAAACCGAGCCTAACTAAGCTTGAGCCGGCCCGAATTTTTTTACCAACCCTACCAATGGAAGGCCTCTCTAAGAGTTGTAGTAATTTGTAATCAACCCTGTTGGCCGTAACCTTAATATCGCACTTGATAGCGGTTGATGCCACGCAAGTACATATGCAAttgcaaagaaaatgaaacatgCCAAATTTATCCAGAATCAGATCGTCCGTTTTCTCATCAACTCACAACCGTCATTACACGCTGGTCCCACCAAATCAGACTTTCCCTCCCAAACTACAAAACTATGACAGTCTCTCGAACCCGTTAACTGCCACCTCACTTCCTTCAGCTCTTCAACACTATATCAATTCGGATACACCATTTTATGGCCTAAAGATTCATGCTCATATAACTAAAACTGGGGTAAAGCCCAACACCAATATCTCCATCAAACTCTTGATATTGCATCTGAAGTGTGGCGCCTTAAAATATGCGGGCCAAATGTTTGACGAattgcctcaacgaactctatCGGCATATAATTACATGATAGCTGGGTATCTAAAAAATGGGCAGGTTGAAGAATCGCTCAGTTTGGTGAGGAAATTAGTTTCTTCCGGCGAAAGGCCCGATGGGTATACGTTTTCAATGATTCTAAAGGCGTCTACTTGTTGTCGCAGTAATGTTCCCTTGCCGCGGAATTTAGGGAGAATGGTACATGCCCAGATACTGAAATGTGATGTCAAGGCTGATGACGTGCTCTATACAGCGCTTGTCGACTCGTATGTGAAGGGTGGGAAGACTAGCTATGCGAGGATTGTGTTTGATATGATGTTGGAGAAAAATGTGATATGTTCTACATCCATGATTTCAGGGTTTATGAGTCAGGGTTTTGTGGAAGATGCTGAAGAAATTTTTAGGAAGACAGTCGAAAAAGATATTGTCGTCTACAATGCAATGATTGAAGGTTATAGTATCTCAATTGAGACTGCTAGGAAGGCTCTTGAGGTTTACATTGATTTGCAAAGGCTTAGTTTTCGGCCTAACATATCAACTTTTGCTAGTGTAATTGGAGCTTGCTCTGTGTTTACTGATTTTGAATTTGGTCAACAGGTTCATTGCCAACTTATTAAGAATGTGTTCTTTGAGGATGTAAAACTGGGAAGTGCTCTTGTGGACATGTATGCAAAATGTGGAAAGATTGATGATGCACGAAGAGTTTTTGACCACATGCAACAAAAGAACGTGTTTACATGGACTTCCATGATTGATGGTTATGGAAAGAATGGGAATCCGAATCAAGCACTTGAGCTCTTTTGTATGATGCAAGAATGTTGCGTCCAACCCAATTATGTTACATTCCTTGGTGCTCTCTCGGCTTGTGGACACGCCGGTTTAGTTGATAAAGGCCGTGAAATATTTGAGAGCATGGAGAGAGATTACTCAATGAAACCGAAGATGGAACATTATGCTTGTATGGTCGATTTATTGGGACGTGCCGGGAGTCTCGAACAAGCGTTAAAGTTTGTGTTGGAAATGCCTGAGAAACCTAATTCTGATGTTTGGGCAGCTCTACTTAGTTCATGTAGGCTGCATGATGATGTTGAGATGGCAAATATAGCggctaatgaaatttttaagttaaatgcTAATGATCGGCCAGGGGCGTACGTTGCACTATCCAATACTTTGGCGGCTGCTGGGAAATGGGATAGTGTGACTGAACTTAGGGAGAAGATGAAGTTAAGAGGGGTACTCAAAGATACTGGCTGCAGCTGGGTTGGTACCGAGAGTGGTTTATGAAGTTTCATGTTGGAAAATACCTTTGTAAATCAATGTTTAGGTAAAAATACCTTTATAAAAACCACTCATCCTGATTTCCCCATCACTCTTTGGAGAGTTCATCTGTTTCAGATGAGGACTTGAATGCATCAGTCTCGCTGAGCTTCGTGATGAAATTTGTTGGAATTATCAGGATGAGtggtttttataatttttagtggGCAAGATGCTCACTAGATTGTTGATTAATTGGCGGAGCTTAAGCTGTTGTCATAGATGAAAGCCACACGGGATAATTTGCAATTCTTGTTAATCCTATGCTCTGAGGAAAGTTGTACTTTGATTTTCACAAATGCTTTTATAGTGATTTCCTTTACTTTACgta contains:
- the LOC102619643 gene encoding pentatricopeptide repeat-containing protein At1g28690, mitochondrial isoform X1 — encoded protein: MPNLSRIRSSVFSSTHNRHYTLVPPNQTFPPKLQNYDSLSNPLTATSLPSALQHYINSDTPFYGLKIHAHITKTGVKPNTNISIKLLILHLKCGALKYAGQMFDELPQRTLSAYNYMIAGYLKNGQVEESLSLVRKLVSSGERPDGYTFSMILKASTCCRSNVPLPRNLGRMVHAQILKCDVKADDVLYTALVDSYVKGGKTSYARIVFDMMLEKNVICSTSMISGFMSQGFVEDAEEIFRKTVEKDIVVYNAMIEGYSISIETARKALEVYIDLQRLSFRPNISTFASVIGACSVFTDFEFGQQVHCQLIKNVFFEDVKLGSALVDMYAKCGKIDDARRVFDHMQQKNVFTWTSMIDGYGKNGNPNQALELFCMMQECCVQPNYVTFLGALSACGHAGLVDKGREIFESMERDYSMKPKMEHYACMVDLLGRAGSLEQALKFVLEMPEKPNSDVWAALLSSCRLHDDVEMANIAANEIFKLNANDRPGAYVALSNTLAAAGKWDSVTELREKMKLRGVLKDTGCSWVGTESGL
- the LOC102619643 gene encoding pentatricopeptide repeat-containing protein At1g28690, mitochondrial isoform X2, producing MPNLSRIRSSVFSSTHNRHYTLVPPNQTFPPKLQNYDSLSNPLTATSLPSALQHYINSDTPFYGLKIHAHITKTGVKPNTNISIKLLILHLKCGALKYAGQMFDELPQRTLSAYNYMIAGYLKNGQVEESLSLVRKLVSSGERPDGYTFSMILKASTCCRSNVPLPRNLGRMVHAQILKCDVKADDVLYTALVDSYVKGGKTSYARIVFDMMLEKNVICSTSMISGFMSQGFVEDAEEIFRKTVEKDIVVYNAMIEGYSISIETARKALEVHCQLIKNVFFEDVKLGSALVDMYAKCGKIDDARRVFDHMQQKNVFTWTSMIDGYGKNGNPNQALELFCMMQECCVQPNYVTFLGALSACGHAGLVDKGREIFESMERDYSMKPKMEHYACMVDLLGRAGSLEQALKFVLEMPEKPNSDVWAALLSSCRLHDDVEMANIAANEIFKLNANDRPGAYVALSNTLAAAGKWDSVTELREKMKLRGVLKDTGCSWVGTESGL